In Papaver somniferum cultivar HN1 chromosome 1, ASM357369v1, whole genome shotgun sequence, a genomic segment contains:
- the LOC113309491 gene encoding uncharacterized protein LOC113309491 isoform X1 yields the protein MFPKTQKGSWSLIATIGSLIAIVSFIYLYSFPLSPSSLAFFSARQVQDSCNPINGSTGGTNPQPVLNLDTRFPDDSHKAVVYRGAPWKSEIGRWLSGCDSITEPVSIVEKIGGKACKSDCSGQGICNQELGECRCFHGFSGEGCTEKLEMKCNRTGTLEFPYGSWIVSICPTYCDTTRAMCFCGEGTKYPNRPVAETCGFQVNEPSEPGGAKWTDWAKADLDNILTTNSSKAGWCNVDPKEAYANTVNFKEECDCKYDGISGRFCEIPVLSVCINQCSGRGGCRGGFCQCKDGWYGLDCSIPSVFSSVQEWPQWLRPSTVDIPDNSHLTKALLGIKATVKKKRPLIYVYDLPPEFNSHLIEGRHFKFECVNRIYDDLNATVWTEQLYGSQMALLESMLASPYRTLNGDEADYFFVPVLDSCIITRADDAPHLSMEEHMGLRSSLTLDFYKKAYDHIIEQHPFWNRSSGRDHIWSFSWDEGACYAPKEIWNSMMLAHWGNTNSKHNHSTSAYWLDNWDAIPSSSRGNHPCYDPEKDFVLPAWKRPDPDSLRLKFWTRSLKDRKKLFYFNGNLGPAYEKGRPETTYSMGIRQKLAEEFGSTPDTKGKLGRQHADDVIVTPVRSDHYYKDLSSSVFCGVLPGDGWSGRMEDSVLHGCIPVVIQDGIFLPYENVLNYQSFAVRISEDDIPNLIKILRGFNETELEFMLENVKRIWQRFLYRDSILLEAERQKTTFGHVEDWAVEFLRLTEDDVFSTFIQVLHYKLHHDPWRQKVSYLKKEYGVLKDCLK from the exons ATGTTCCCTAAGACTCAGAAAGGTTCTTGGTCTTTGATAGCAACTATTGGGTCTCTCATAGCAATagtatcatttatttatttgtattcATTTCCGCTATCACCGTCTTCGTTAGCTTTCTTTAGTGCTCGGCAAGTTCAAgactcatgtaatccgattaatGGATCAACTGGAGGAACAAACCCACAACCAGTTCTTAATTTAGATACTAGGTTTCCAGATGATTCACACAAGGCTGTCGTTTATCGTGGTGCACCATGGAAGTCAGAAATTGGACGCTGGTTAtctggttgtgattcaatcacggAGCCGGTCAGCATTGTTGAG AAAATCGGCGGGAAAGCGTGCAAGAGTGACTGTAGTGGTCAAGGTATTTGTAACCAGGAATTGGGTGAATGCAGGTGCTTTCATGGGTTTTCAG GAGAAGGATGCACGGAGAAACTGGAGATGAAGTGCAACCGTACAGGAACACTAGAGTTTCCTTATGGATCATGGATTGTTTCAATATGCCCAACCTACTGTGATACTACGAGGGCAATGTGCTTCTGTGGAGAAGGAACAAAATATCCAAACCGTCCTGTAGCTGAAACGTGTGGATTTCAAGTAAA CGAACCTTCTGAACCGGGTGGTGCCAAGTGGACTGACTGGGCTAAAGCTGATCTCGATAATATTCTTACAACAAACAGTAGCAAAGCTGGATGGTGTAATGTGGACCCAAAAGAGGCTTATGCTAACACTGTAAATTTTAAAGAGGAATGTGATTGTAAATATGATGGTATTTCGGGGCGGTTCTGTGAAATACCTGTCTTGTCTGTTTGCATCAACCAGTGCTCTGGCCGTGGGGGTTGTCGAGGTGGATTTTGTCAG TGCAAGGATGGCTGGTATGGACTAGACTGCAGTATCCCGTCAGTTTTTTCATCTGTACAAGAGTGGCCTCAATGGCTTCGACCTTCCACGGTTGATATACCTGATAATTCACATCTAACAAAAGCTCTTCTTGGCATTAAAGCTACGGTGAAAAAGAAAAGACCCCTAATATATGTTTACGATTTGCCGCCAGAGTTCAATAGTCACCTCATTGAG GGACGGCATTTTAAATTTGAATGTGTAAATAGAATCTATGATGACTTGAACGCAACAGTGTGGACCGAACAATTGTATGGATCTCAG ATGGCACTACTTGAGAGCATGCTCGCTAGCCCTTATCGTACATTAAATGGTGATGAAGCTGATTATTTCTTTGTTCCTGTTCTTGATTCTTGTATTATAACTCGTGCTGATGATGCACCTCACTTGAGTATGGAG GAACACATGGGCTTAAGGAGTTCACTTACACTGGACTTCTACAAGAAGGCATATGATCATATTATTGAACAACATCCTTTCTGGAACCGTTCATCTGGAAGAGACCACATTTGG TCTTTTTCATGGGACGAAGGTGCCTGTTATGCCCCTAAGGAGATATGGAACAGCATGATGCTAGCTCACTGGGGAAACACAAACTCTAAGCATAATCACTCAACAAGTGCATATTGGCTAGACAACTGGGACGCTATTCCTTCTTCTAGTAGAGGCAACCATCCATGCTATGATCCggagaaagattttgtgcttccTGCATGGAAACGGCCTGATCCAGATTCCTTACGATTAAAATTTTGGACCAG GTCTCTTAAGGATCGTAAGAAACTTTTCTATTTCAATGGAAATCTGGGACCTGCTTACGAAAAAGGCAGGCCTGAAACAAC GTATAGCATGGGTATCAGGCAAAAACTAGCAGAAGAGTTTGGGTCAACCCCAGACACGAAAGGAAAACTTGGGAGACAACATGCAGACGATGTGATTGTTACTCCGGTACGTTCTGATCATTATTACAAGGACTTGTCCAGCTCCGTCTTCTGCGGCGTGTTACCTGGAGATGGTTGGAGTGGTCGTATGGAAGATAGCGTTTTGCATGGTTGCATTCCTGTGGTCATTCAG GATGGTATCTTCTTGCCATACGAAAATGTGCTAAACTATCAAAGTTTTGCCGTACGAATAAGTGAAGATGATATTCCAAACCTGATAAAGATTCTTCGG GGATTTAATGAGACAGAGTTGGAATTTATGTTAGAAAATGTTAAAAGGATCTGGCAAAGGTTCTTATACCGCGATTCAATTCTACTTGAGGCTGAGAGACAGAAAACTACTTTTGGTCACGTGGAAGATTGGGCTGTAGAGTTCTTAAGATTAACTGAAGATGATGTGTTCTCCACGTTCATTCAG GTATTGCATTACAAGTTACACCACGATCCTTGGAGACAAAAAGTTAGCTATTTAAAGAAAGAGTATGGAGTACTGAAAGATTGTTTGAAGTAA
- the LOC113309517 gene encoding DNA-3-methyladenine glycosylase-like isoform X1, protein MKRSHRFKRSIKPKKSLDIKLTNSNNEQDITATTSMTLSSSIKPSSSLIRANSNLKPQIPISSSSLISFEKSSILSQDFFQIDALDLAPRLLGKFLRRDDVVLQITEVEAYRPNDSACHGRFGVTPRTAPVFGPGGHAYVYLCYGLHTMLNIVADKEGVGAAVLIRSCAPVCGLETIQLRRGQKTEKPVLLAGPGKIGQALGISTDWSSHPLYTPGGLEVLDGPEPENILIGPRVGIAYASPEHVNALWRFVVADSPWISAPKNTLGPPP, encoded by the exons ATGAAGAGATCTCATAGATTTAAACGATCAATTAAACCCAAAAAATCACTTGATATAAAACTCACAAACAGTAATAATGAACAAGATATCACAGCAACAACTTCAATGACTTTATCATCTTCAATCAAACCCTCTTCTTCACTAATTAGGGCAAATAGTAATTTAAAACCCCAAATTcccatatcatcatcatcactcatCTCTTTTGAAAAATCTTCAATCTTAAGTCAAGATTTCTTTCAGATTGATGCTCTTGATCTTGCCCCACGTTTATTAGGTAAGTTCCTCCGCCGAGATGATGTTGTTCTTCAGATTACAGAG GTAGAGGCTTATAGGCCAAATGATTCAGCTTGCCATGGTCGTTTCGGAGTTACACCAAGAACAGCCCCAGTT TTTGGACCTGGAGGACACGCCTATGTGTATTTGTGCTATGGTCTCCATACAATGCTTAACATTGTTGCAGACAAAGAAGGAGTGGGTGCTGCTGTACTAATACGTTCTTGTGCTCCTGTTTgtg GTTTAGAGACCATTCAGCTACGTCGTGGGCAGAAGACTGAAAAGCCTGTTCTCCTTGCAGGGCCTGGTAAG ATTGGTCAAGCGCTTGGAATTTCAACTGATTGGTCAAGCCATCCACTTTACACTCCTG GTGGCTTAGAAGTTCTTGATGGTCCTGAGCCAGAAAATATACTAATTGGTCCACGTGTTGGCATCGCATATGCTTCACCAGAGCATGTGAATGCACTATGGAGGTTTGTGGTTGCTGATAGCCCATGGATAAGTGCACCTAAAAACACTCTTGGACCACCACCCTGA
- the LOC113309491 gene encoding uncharacterized protein LOC113309491 isoform X2, protein MFPKTQKGSWSLIATIGSLIAIVSFIYLYSFPLSPSSLAFFSARQVQDSCNPINGSTGGTNPQPVLNLDTRFPDDSHKAVVYRGAPWKSEIGRWLSGCDSITEPVSIVEKIGGKACKSDCSGQGICNQELGECRCFHGFSGEGCTEKLEMKCNRTGTLEFPYGSWIVSICPTYCDTTRAMCFCGEGTKYPNRPVAETCGFQCKDGWYGLDCSIPSVFSSVQEWPQWLRPSTVDIPDNSHLTKALLGIKATVKKKRPLIYVYDLPPEFNSHLIEGRHFKFECVNRIYDDLNATVWTEQLYGSQMALLESMLASPYRTLNGDEADYFFVPVLDSCIITRADDAPHLSMEEHMGLRSSLTLDFYKKAYDHIIEQHPFWNRSSGRDHIWSFSWDEGACYAPKEIWNSMMLAHWGNTNSKHNHSTSAYWLDNWDAIPSSSRGNHPCYDPEKDFVLPAWKRPDPDSLRLKFWTRSLKDRKKLFYFNGNLGPAYEKGRPETTYSMGIRQKLAEEFGSTPDTKGKLGRQHADDVIVTPVRSDHYYKDLSSSVFCGVLPGDGWSGRMEDSVLHGCIPVVIQDGIFLPYENVLNYQSFAVRISEDDIPNLIKILRGFNETELEFMLENVKRIWQRFLYRDSILLEAERQKTTFGHVEDWAVEFLRLTEDDVFSTFIQVLHYKLHHDPWRQKVSYLKKEYGVLKDCLK, encoded by the exons ATGTTCCCTAAGACTCAGAAAGGTTCTTGGTCTTTGATAGCAACTATTGGGTCTCTCATAGCAATagtatcatttatttatttgtattcATTTCCGCTATCACCGTCTTCGTTAGCTTTCTTTAGTGCTCGGCAAGTTCAAgactcatgtaatccgattaatGGATCAACTGGAGGAACAAACCCACAACCAGTTCTTAATTTAGATACTAGGTTTCCAGATGATTCACACAAGGCTGTCGTTTATCGTGGTGCACCATGGAAGTCAGAAATTGGACGCTGGTTAtctggttgtgattcaatcacggAGCCGGTCAGCATTGTTGAG AAAATCGGCGGGAAAGCGTGCAAGAGTGACTGTAGTGGTCAAGGTATTTGTAACCAGGAATTGGGTGAATGCAGGTGCTTTCATGGGTTTTCAG GAGAAGGATGCACGGAGAAACTGGAGATGAAGTGCAACCGTACAGGAACACTAGAGTTTCCTTATGGATCATGGATTGTTTCAATATGCCCAACCTACTGTGATACTACGAGGGCAATGTGCTTCTGTGGAGAAGGAACAAAATATCCAAACCGTCCTGTAGCTGAAACGTGTGGATTTCAA TGCAAGGATGGCTGGTATGGACTAGACTGCAGTATCCCGTCAGTTTTTTCATCTGTACAAGAGTGGCCTCAATGGCTTCGACCTTCCACGGTTGATATACCTGATAATTCACATCTAACAAAAGCTCTTCTTGGCATTAAAGCTACGGTGAAAAAGAAAAGACCCCTAATATATGTTTACGATTTGCCGCCAGAGTTCAATAGTCACCTCATTGAG GGACGGCATTTTAAATTTGAATGTGTAAATAGAATCTATGATGACTTGAACGCAACAGTGTGGACCGAACAATTGTATGGATCTCAG ATGGCACTACTTGAGAGCATGCTCGCTAGCCCTTATCGTACATTAAATGGTGATGAAGCTGATTATTTCTTTGTTCCTGTTCTTGATTCTTGTATTATAACTCGTGCTGATGATGCACCTCACTTGAGTATGGAG GAACACATGGGCTTAAGGAGTTCACTTACACTGGACTTCTACAAGAAGGCATATGATCATATTATTGAACAACATCCTTTCTGGAACCGTTCATCTGGAAGAGACCACATTTGG TCTTTTTCATGGGACGAAGGTGCCTGTTATGCCCCTAAGGAGATATGGAACAGCATGATGCTAGCTCACTGGGGAAACACAAACTCTAAGCATAATCACTCAACAAGTGCATATTGGCTAGACAACTGGGACGCTATTCCTTCTTCTAGTAGAGGCAACCATCCATGCTATGATCCggagaaagattttgtgcttccTGCATGGAAACGGCCTGATCCAGATTCCTTACGATTAAAATTTTGGACCAG GTCTCTTAAGGATCGTAAGAAACTTTTCTATTTCAATGGAAATCTGGGACCTGCTTACGAAAAAGGCAGGCCTGAAACAAC GTATAGCATGGGTATCAGGCAAAAACTAGCAGAAGAGTTTGGGTCAACCCCAGACACGAAAGGAAAACTTGGGAGACAACATGCAGACGATGTGATTGTTACTCCGGTACGTTCTGATCATTATTACAAGGACTTGTCCAGCTCCGTCTTCTGCGGCGTGTTACCTGGAGATGGTTGGAGTGGTCGTATGGAAGATAGCGTTTTGCATGGTTGCATTCCTGTGGTCATTCAG GATGGTATCTTCTTGCCATACGAAAATGTGCTAAACTATCAAAGTTTTGCCGTACGAATAAGTGAAGATGATATTCCAAACCTGATAAAGATTCTTCGG GGATTTAATGAGACAGAGTTGGAATTTATGTTAGAAAATGTTAAAAGGATCTGGCAAAGGTTCTTATACCGCGATTCAATTCTACTTGAGGCTGAGAGACAGAAAACTACTTTTGGTCACGTGGAAGATTGGGCTGTAGAGTTCTTAAGATTAACTGAAGATGATGTGTTCTCCACGTTCATTCAG GTATTGCATTACAAGTTACACCACGATCCTTGGAGACAAAAAGTTAGCTATTTAAAGAAAGAGTATGGAGTACTGAAAGATTGTTTGAAGTAA
- the LOC113309517 gene encoding DNA-3-methyladenine glycosylase-like isoform X3: MKRSHRFKRSIKPKKSLDIKLTNSNNEQDITATTSMTLSSSIKPSSSLIRANSNLKPQIPISSSSLISFEKSSILSQDFFQIDALDLAPRLLGKFLRRDDVVLQITEFGPGGHAYVYLCYGLHTMLNIVADKEGVGAAVLIRSCAPVCGLETIQLRRGQKTEKPVLLAGPGKIGQALGISTDWSSHPLYTPGGLEVLDGPEPENILIGPRVGIAYASPEHVNALWRFVVADSPWISAPKNTLGPPP; the protein is encoded by the exons ATGAAGAGATCTCATAGATTTAAACGATCAATTAAACCCAAAAAATCACTTGATATAAAACTCACAAACAGTAATAATGAACAAGATATCACAGCAACAACTTCAATGACTTTATCATCTTCAATCAAACCCTCTTCTTCACTAATTAGGGCAAATAGTAATTTAAAACCCCAAATTcccatatcatcatcatcactcatCTCTTTTGAAAAATCTTCAATCTTAAGTCAAGATTTCTTTCAGATTGATGCTCTTGATCTTGCCCCACGTTTATTAGGTAAGTTCCTCCGCCGAGATGATGTTGTTCTTCAGATTACAGAG TTTGGACCTGGAGGACACGCCTATGTGTATTTGTGCTATGGTCTCCATACAATGCTTAACATTGTTGCAGACAAAGAAGGAGTGGGTGCTGCTGTACTAATACGTTCTTGTGCTCCTGTTTgtg GTTTAGAGACCATTCAGCTACGTCGTGGGCAGAAGACTGAAAAGCCTGTTCTCCTTGCAGGGCCTGGTAAG ATTGGTCAAGCGCTTGGAATTTCAACTGATTGGTCAAGCCATCCACTTTACACTCCTG GTGGCTTAGAAGTTCTTGATGGTCCTGAGCCAGAAAATATACTAATTGGTCCACGTGTTGGCATCGCATATGCTTCACCAGAGCATGTGAATGCACTATGGAGGTTTGTGGTTGCTGATAGCCCATGGATAAGTGCACCTAAAAACACTCTTGGACCACCACCCTGA
- the LOC113309501 gene encoding uncharacterized protein LOC113309501, giving the protein MESGDDWLALDKLYHVLFCFFISILVSTTVAITTTTRYPFLRRWSIWIGSLVSMSAGAAKEFGDEIGLWKSAGASTKDAIADLFGILLAYLSMLFYSSFFTSSVKKPGEEAAVSLV; this is encoded by the coding sequence ATGGAGAGCGGGGACGATTGGTTAGCCCTAGACAAACTCTATCATGTCTTATTCTGTTTCTTCATCTCGATACTCGTTTCAACAACAGTTGCTATTACAACCACAACTCGATATCCTTTCCTCAGAAGATGGAGTATTTGGATTGGATCTCTCGTGTCCATGTCTGCTGGAGCAGCTAAAGAATTTGGAGATGAGATTGGACTATGGAAATCTGCCGGTGCTTCTACTAAAGATGCCATTGCCGATCTCTTTGGAATATTACTTGCTTATTTATCTATGCTTTTCTACAGTTCCTTTTTTACTTCTTCCGTCAAAAAGCCAGGAGAAGAAGCGGCTGTTTCACTGGTTTAA
- the LOC113309517 gene encoding DNA-3-methyladenine glycosylase-like isoform X2, with protein MKRSHRFKRSIKPKKSLDIKLTNSNNEQDITATTSMTLSSSIKPSSSLIRANSNLKPQIPISSSSLISFEKSSILSQDFFQIDALDLAPRLLGKFLRRDDVVLQITEVEAYRPNDSACHGRFGVTPRTAPVFGPGGHAYVYLCYGLHTMLNIVADKEGVGAAVLIRSCAPVCGLETIQLRRGQKTEKPVLLAGPGGLEVLDGPEPENILIGPRVGIAYASPEHVNALWRFVVADSPWISAPKNTLGPPP; from the exons ATGAAGAGATCTCATAGATTTAAACGATCAATTAAACCCAAAAAATCACTTGATATAAAACTCACAAACAGTAATAATGAACAAGATATCACAGCAACAACTTCAATGACTTTATCATCTTCAATCAAACCCTCTTCTTCACTAATTAGGGCAAATAGTAATTTAAAACCCCAAATTcccatatcatcatcatcactcatCTCTTTTGAAAAATCTTCAATCTTAAGTCAAGATTTCTTTCAGATTGATGCTCTTGATCTTGCCCCACGTTTATTAGGTAAGTTCCTCCGCCGAGATGATGTTGTTCTTCAGATTACAGAG GTAGAGGCTTATAGGCCAAATGATTCAGCTTGCCATGGTCGTTTCGGAGTTACACCAAGAACAGCCCCAGTT TTTGGACCTGGAGGACACGCCTATGTGTATTTGTGCTATGGTCTCCATACAATGCTTAACATTGTTGCAGACAAAGAAGGAGTGGGTGCTGCTGTACTAATACGTTCTTGTGCTCCTGTTTgtg GTTTAGAGACCATTCAGCTACGTCGTGGGCAGAAGACTGAAAAGCCTGTTCTCCTTGCAGGGCCTG GTGGCTTAGAAGTTCTTGATGGTCCTGAGCCAGAAAATATACTAATTGGTCCACGTGTTGGCATCGCATATGCTTCACCAGAGCATGTGAATGCACTATGGAGGTTTGTGGTTGCTGATAGCCCATGGATAAGTGCACCTAAAAACACTCTTGGACCACCACCCTGA